The genome window TGGCACACAGAGTTGCAATTGCAGGCAGCTGCGCTTGCACTACACATGCGCAAACAATTCCAACAGAATATATAGTAGTACCCCTATCCAACACCcgctgcaatacatggatgacatTGTTTCATCAGTTATAAATACCATAAGATGAATCCAAAAAAAAGTTGTATGTTTGAAATTTCATAGATACATATACTAGAGTTGTAGAGCTTAAAATCAAATTATCCTCATTTTGTTGCTAATGTTTTATCTGTTTCGGTTATGAAGCAACTTCATCATGGCGGAGTCGTAGCCTGTCAAAGGACATAATAACAGTAGTTGTTGCTTCTGTTTTTCTGGTATAAGCCTTATACACAACTCACAATTTCAATCATTGATTAGGTAAAAAATGTATCATACACCCGCTGCAATGGAAAGGTACACACCGTTAGTGGCTTAAGTAATGTTTTTTCTCATTTACCCCTATTATTTCCTTTATTATGTGATAGCAGGTCGCCTTCTCTTCTCCTTGGTTTCCATCTCCCCTATAAAAAGCAACATTGGTACAAGTGGATATATGGGAAAGATAAATATGTGCGGAGagcaaagaaaactaagttaggatATCATGAAATTTTGTTCTTAAGTGTGTTTGTATGAAGTCACAAAACAATATACATATGTGAAAAAACGATCATTCATATAGCATCTGCAAGAAGGACTTTAAAATAGAGTCTTAAAAATTTAAATATGATCGTATTTAAAGTGTTTAGAGCCTCAAAAACAAAATTTTACTCCAACAGCTACACTTAAATGATTTATTTAGGAAATAAATCATGTTTTTAAGAAATAATTAGTTTAAGATTAATAGGAAATGAGGATAACGATCTAATATAAAGAGTACCATATTTAGGACCTGAGAGATTGAGCCATATAATTATTTGATGATTTTTTATGAAGTAGAACCACTGTTGGAAGATGTTTTATGGTCCTAAGCCCTATATTTTAAAGTGTCTCTCGGAGATGCTTTAATGTTTACTTGTATGTCATTTATGTCAGCATGTTGGCATAGCATACAGGATTATGTATGTACCTTGCAAATTAAAGCAGACAAAAAAAGCAATGGCGATATTTGAGTCTGTACTATATATGTTGTACTAttatactccctccattccaaaatAATATTCATTTTAGCTATTTCTTCTTACGTCTATATTCAAATGAATGATGATAAACCTAGACATATATCTAAAACGTATAAATCAAATGTTGTATGAACTCACTATAACCACAAAACGAATTCTAATATGGTATAGATGGAGTAGAAACGATTCTTGAGTGTGATATTCAGGACAATCCATTTGTGGCCATTGATTTTTTCGCTAAGAAACGTAGTACTACCTCCTATTGAGCACCATTTATGGCACTAGACATGGCTAGACGGTCTTACCTTTAGGTCCGGATGCTCTGGCCAGCGGACGGTCCACCTATAGGCACGGACGGTCCCTGATAAGATTAGATCATGTTGTTAAGCTCCTTTATTCGCGCATGTTTATCCCTTTAAAGTCATGGGAGTTGTTGGAGAACATCTAGGAAATGGCCTAGACCTCCCCTTATATATTTGAAGGGGTATGACCGATTGATGCATCATCAATCGAACCAATCAATCCATTTATCAATTTCTTTACTTTCTTGCCTAGGAGTAGCGAGTAACGTAGTCTTCTTCATCTCAATCTTCACATCTCTACGATTCTACATCGTCTAGAGGCcttttgggtggcctgccgatcctaAGACAGACCATATGATCTCTCCTCCCTAATGGGTCCCTCCAAAGGGCGAGATCCAAGTGTGGTTGGCGTACGCCGCCGCCCTGCGCATGCGCGGATTGTCCGGCCATCAGGCGTGGATCGTTTGGCTCAGCAGGGTACCCTGCTCCTGCTGTCGAGGTCGTGGACCGTCTGACCCTAGGCCGCGGACTATCTGCGCCATCATAGAGAGCCTTCCAAGCGGAACAACTCTTAGCGATTGGCGCACAGatcgatgacaacacatttattgACAACTGTGCTTGGGAGACAGATTGGATCTATTAGGTCGACCCCCTATGGCTGGTCTAGGAGATAACTCTAATCACTCCCCCGAGCAATATCATCAAACCGAATACGGACGACTTATCGGTTGAAGAATATTAGAGGCTAGAAGATGTTAGGAAAAGGATGTAGGTCGAACTCGACGAGCTATTCTTGGCTGATTTCAAGGTTGATCGGAACAAGAAGCTTATCCATGTTTGTGTCCATTTCCCTGTAATAACATTGGCTCCTACAGGTTTGGGAAGTACCGTTAGTCATCAAAGCATTATATTCTTAAAGCAAACATACATTTGTGCTCATCACTGGTTGCCTCAACAGCCTCCAGCCAATTGTCATTCGGCTCATCAAATTGGCTTCTGTATCGGACGATGTATCTTAGATAAACCAGGCCACCTTGGCTGGAGCCAACAACAATTTCTTTCGACATCTCCCAATCATTCACAAGAGGCCACACCTTGTAAGCAATGTGCTCTTGTACCAAAACTCTGGTACCAATGTAAGTGCACACTGTGTTGAAAGCCATTAAACACTCCTGCACTTCGTTCCCAATTGCAATGGATATCCTTCTAATGCTGAAGCATGACCATATGGATCGCTGAATAATGCCCCTCACATCTTTTCTTTcaatcagatcattcttcacataaaaccattgcttcatccaagaGCCCAACCATTTCTTTCGAAAAGTTGGCACGAGATAACTTGCCTCAGAGCGGGGCACGAAGCTGTAAcacccaaagttgttatggtattgctcCTTCCTAATTGCCTTTGTCTGGTAagataactgaaagggaaatgtgcctttgggccatttctataaatgttttggtgattagacgaCCAACACAAATTACTTTGGTTCATAAGTGCTAAGTGGTTGAAAGATGCAAatcaaagaatcaaggtatgtctccggccttagtaaattgtttttggatactaacatatttatctaagtgctaggaatcTTGCCAAATCAAAAGAAATtagattggagaagtttggcatgAGTTTGGCCAAACATGCAACAGCctagggtgcaccggactgtccggtgtgcagcggacagtgtctggtgcctagGCTGGCTCGGTGACAAACtcttcgctctcgggaattcgcgaagggagcttcggctaaaaatcaccggactgtccggtgagccaacggcgcccgCGGCCAACAGTCAGCAGCGCGATCAATAGGCGACACgtggcccgagccaacggtcacttggtcgcaccagactatccggtgcgccaagaaGACTGAgggcgcaacggtcggcttcaccagaaaaggaaggagatcaggcaccggacagggactgttcatgtccggtggtgcaccgaactgtccggtgtgccacccgacagaaggcaagaattgccttccaaatgaatctccaacgactcctagctgccttggggctataaaaaggacccctaggcgcatggagcacagcaccaagcattctctaaacaTCCTAAGATGCCTAGACTTTTCAACCACGCAATCGGATCATCGtatttgagattggagcacttcttgagttgtaaactccctgcgtCGTGTTTGTGTTCTcacgtcttgacttgtgtgcgtgggatTGCTGCGATtctagtcttgtgtgtgtttctttccctcccttactcttgtgcttttctTGTGGAcaactttgtaagggtgagaggctccaacttgtagaGATTCATCACAAACGCGAAAACAACAataaggaagaaaactgtggtattcaagttgatcgttggatcacttgaaagggattgagtgcaacccttgtccattgggacgccacaacgtagaagtaggcaagtgttatacttggccgaaccacgggataacacatcgtgtctcttgtgtcgcTTTTCTCTGTTATTGTTTTCGTCCCAAGAGCTCTCACTATAGCAACTTGGTTTAATCTAACTAATATTTTATAAACCGAGTTTTGTGCTCTTTAGTGTTgaatttgcaggatcacctattcacccccctctaggtgctctcaattggtatcagactcGTACTATTAAtttaaagggactaaccgcccgaagagatggatcctaaaggcaaggggatggtgatcaacgacaaggagaatgagaccttcaatgagccaagagatgacaagcccattgactcaggcttgagtcacaagaagagggatgggaagaagaagaggcgcattaagaagatcatctactacgacagcgacgcctcctctccTTCCACAAGGGATGACGATGACGAGGACTCTTCATCGAAAAAAACGGTTAACCAAAACTAtttttttgattattctcgcatcccttacaattcgaatgctcatttactatcaattccgcttggaaaacccccacactatgatggagaggattactcattttggagtcataaaatgcgtagtcacttattttccctccatcttagcatttgggaaattgtagaaaatggaatgcattttgatagtactgataaccatgtgtttatcaatgaacaaatacataaaaatgcccaatccactactgttttgctagcatctctatgcagggatgaatacaacaaagtgagcggcttggacaacgccaaacaaatctgggataccctcaagatctctcacgagtgtaatgatgccaccatgattaccaagatggaactggtggaaggcgagctggataggttcgctatgataaggggagaggagccaacacagacgtacaacaggctcaagacccttgtcaacaaaatttgaagctacgggagcacaagatggacggatcatgacgtcgtccggctcatgctaaggtcatttactgttattgatcctcatcttttaaaccttattcgtgaaaaccccaggtacaccaagatgatgctcgaggaaatccttggaaaattcgtaagcggacgtatgatggtgaaggaagcaaggtatgtggacgatgctctaaacggacCACTTCCTCTCCACGAGTCGCAGccctttgctctcaaagcaactagtagcaaggaggcgctacctagcaaggtagtaaGGAGGCGCTATCTAGCAAGGTAGCTAAACAGGTAAATCACAAGAAATCGTACAACAATATCTTAATGAGAAATGTTCATGACTAGAACTTACACGGATGAAAACGGCTATACTAGGTAAGTAAGCCCATTGCCCTAAATACAGATAGGCATTGAAATCCAAACTCATCAATTGGGCTGTTCGAACCGCCATAATAGAATGAATTGCGTGGTAGTACGAACGCTAACAGATCAGCAACCTACGTAGAACATGAACAATTGCAGGTTCCAGGTTAGAACTAAAAGAAGTTACAGAAGACCACAAACCACAACAAACTGAGTTTTGTCGAAAATGCATACCTTTGCCAGTTCCATGCATGTGGTAAGATCACCGTATGGTGCGTACAGTACCTTCACAAATATTATGAAATATGAAAAAAATTATATGTAAAATTGACTATCTAGAATGAATAGTTGGAAACAAATAATTCAACAGAACATTATGGTCATTAAGCGAATAATGAATCATTAGAACCTGAGAGATAGAGTACAATGTATAACCTGACTATAAACATGTACGGACCATGGAGGCCTTGGACGCGAAGCGGCTCTTGTGCGCCTAGTTCACCAGCGTGCGACCCCGTCCATGCCGGCGGCGGGAGGTCCGGCTGCTCTGCTGCGTGGATCATATGTTGGAGGGCTGGTGGAGCTCGGGGGCGTAGCAGGTGGCCCGAGGAACCTCGGGGTGCTTCGGACGGGCGTGGAGGAACCGGGAACAGGCTGGGTGGTGTGGATAAAACCAGAAGCGCCGGCGGTAGGAGGAAGAGGAGGTTGGGGCTTAGGGGTCGGTGAGGGCTTCCTAGATATCGCGCAAAAAATCCGATAAGCATCGACGCAAAACAAATATTCCGATAAAACGCCAGGAGTTTACTCCAGCCTTGTACATAGTACGAGATCTAACGTCCTTGTGAACCCCTGGTTGAAAATGAAAATGATGTGAGTTTCATCGACGAACTGGCCTCGCCAGCGGCGGCAGTCAGGCAACAACTCCAAGAGCGAGGATTCGCTGCTTCCATCGTCAATTCATACAGAGCAATACCACCACCATTGTAGCAGCCAGGCATTCACTGCCTCATTCCTTGCAGCGGCTCTTCCTGTAATTGAGAGTGATTAGAACCATACAAACCACAGTGGGAGTCGAACCCACGAACTTCTGATCCGAAGTCAGACGCGCTAATCCACTGCGCTATGCGGACATTTGATGATTTAACATATTTTGCAGGCTATAAATAAGCACTCATTTAAATGGCACTCATTAGATGATTGGACTTTTCTAGCAGATATATTGTTTTGAGATAATATTGTTGCTCATGAAAACAATATTGCCTAGATCCCACATAGAACGTGGGTGTGCATATCCATGAACTCAAGGAAAATAAACAACACAGGGTATTCTTTTTATTTATGTTATTGTCTATAAGTTACATCACATTATCCTTATGTATTCATCCTTACATTACCAACAAGTTTATCATTCGCACCGAGGACATCATTGCTATACTCGATCATTTCCTCCAAGGGTGGTGGATGGCTAGGTCCTCGTGGTAGCAAATCCCCaacaatgctaggtgacatcaccACCAAGGGTGGGGGATGGCTAGGTCCTGAGGGTGGTACTCTTCCTCGTGGTAGCAAATCCCCAACAACATCAAGTGACATCGCCACCCTTGGTGGCGGATGGCTAGGTCCTCGTGGTAGCAAATCCCCAACAACATCAGGTGACATCGCCACCCTTGGTGGCGGATGGCTAGGTCCTCGTGGTAGCAAATCCCCAACAACATCAGGTGACATCGCCACCCTTGGTGGCGGATGGCTAGGTCCTCGTGGTAGCAAATCCCCAACAACATCAGGTGACATCGCTACCCTTGGTGGCGGATGGCTAGGTCCTCGTGGTAGCAAATCCCCAACAACATCAGGTGACATCGCCACCCTTGGTGGCGGATGGCTAGGTCCTCGTGGTAGCAAATCCCCAACAACATCAGGTGACATCGCCACCAAGGGTGGTGGATGGCTAGGCCCGGAGGGTGGTACTCTTCCTCGTGGTAGCAAATCCCCAACAACATCAGGTGACATCGCCGCCATGGAAGGAGGCTTCATAGGTCCAGCAGATGGCATTCTCCATGATGGTGGCATCGCCGCCATGGGTGGAGGATGGCTAGGCCCAGACGGAGGTACTCTCGTCCGTGGCAATAAATCTCCGATCATGCTAGGTGGCATTGTTGAGTATGGTTGTGCATCTACTGTCGGTGCCAAAAGTGTGATCAATAGTGTCAGTGCCACTATAACCACAATTGGAGATGTGATGGCTCCGATAATACTAATCTTGCTGCTAACCATGGCTAGCTTGTGGTTTTTCCCTTCTTTTGTTTTTGTGGATGTTTGTGCATAGGAGATCGTTGTGGTGGATGGAAGTTGGACCCCGTGTATATATATAGTCAAGCCTAGCTTGTAAATAAGGCATGCATATGGTAATCAATACGATCAGTGGAATGCTTTTATGGCCCTAAAAGAGGTGTGGCATGTATTTATAGTTTTTATATTTATCAATTTCTATATATGCACAAATGGAAAAGTTTTATTGCGCGGTTGAATATGTTTAGCCTGCTTTTATATCTTAACTTTTCAAAAGTACGTTCAAATAGAAGACCAATTTTAGAATGTTTTTACCTTATTAAGTTTTTACTATCTTAAAGACATAACTTCAACTAATCATTTACTACCACTTTTATAACTCTATCAATACATTATAATTCAACATGTTGCAAGTATATGTCCTTTTGAGTTTTTTTGTCACAAATACTTTCTCAAGCTTTGACAATCCTTGTACATAAAAATGTAGTGGCATTATAAAGTTAATGTTATTAGTATACTTAGGCTATGGTCAACAGATCGTGCATATGATTGTGTAAAACATTGTTTTGCATTGTAGACTACTGTCGGTGTTtagagtccgaccgcacacccagggttaccccctgcGGTGCTTTTGTgtaggacggtgttgttgactgtaactcaatggttcgtgcgtgTCGCACGAGAGATGACAGACAATTTTCTGCAGGTTTGGGCCACTTGGAGAGGcataatgtcacacccggttttagaaggcaaaccgaatgtgaaccatgtacgtgccaggatcagcaattcacgtacacaacagttacataacatggtcatcatcacacagtgctcaaatagtattaaaaaggggaataatagtcgattacatcatatgtctgagacatccacatagtttttacaataatcaaagtgcgaaaacgaaacgtagataaacgcggccttcacaggcagccgactaggggttaccgctaacccacgcctagaactcgtcgtagtcttggaactcccggaagtatcctgtttggctgtagtggactagctttatgtgggggtaaatcaagcagttgcttttagttggtcagattattattactagtagagaaagccaagttttagaattaatccacgttattaacccaaacgtactcctttccaaatggaaagagtaccacttaccattaccagagtcaaaaccaagaaccatcaatctcattgccacctgcaaaccgaacatctctgatcaagtaccactaatcactggacctcccttggccgctcataactgcgagcacggctgatatatcagttttcaaacactctgcagaggttgtgcactttacccacaagccgtgattccctttatgcccggagagagctactccccattgaccactacctaggtggcccagcagggcatcactacgtagcctttacaaagattccccggggctgtagccgaccgttaggtttcctaaatgcaccgcactccttcccaaggggtcgaacccaagcttggcagagtgagccgcatacaccgagccccattgacggcacgacggctaagcgaactacactccggatcctctaattattcagctaagggcaccccattccaccctcatggttgcgttgttttcccgggcggtcatccaacgaacaggtccttacggagaggcactcgagaaaccgctcgatcccccttgaagaccacaagtataacatcataataaaagaggggaaagcagtgtatcattgataattctcatcatgttcattgattagagttgagcaatagcataagattaagcaataataatccaacccagataggtaacaaggacatggataacaaaagctagtcagtccttaggtataaatgtgtaatgcgagaGGTGAATTAAAGTATGCATAGGAcagagatgggtcaagggacacttgcctccaccaaccgactgctgctcaggggcttctcctgcgagttcttcgggctcctcaaccggatcgttctctatacgagcgcaaacatacatacatccacacatttaatacaaaagaacagtacaccatacaataggatgcaataaataaacagacgttccacgcgggctcgcaattatggttaagagagaaagaggaaaagacagtcgagaaacgatcacgttacattattataaattaaaccactcgctcaattgaagggcattaatgtggacactacgtttagcataaagtaaagtcatgtttcatgtctaatcattgtaagcagatgaagataaattaaaagaattgtcgcgcggcgagacgcgcgacataacactctaaatcgaattaagaaatcaacgactcgtcgTGCGACAGAGCGCACGatgagacacttgcattaattataaagagacgttaagcatcgcgtGATGAaatgcacgacggcatacgtccacagaactgagtttaaagtggaacatCGCGTGGCTGGACGCGCGACGTCACACATtagacaacctgaaattaaaatggatcatcgcgcgacgaagcgcgcgacgcagcacattaatagaatctgaaattaaacaaattcgtcgcgtggcgaagcgcgcgacgcaacacgctaactaacggagtttgaaattaattaaaaaCCAAGAATAATCACCGTGTGCGTggggttgcgcacgcgggaatGCGTTAGGGGTAAACGGGGGAGCGCGAGGCCGCGCCGAGGCCACGCGAGGCACGCCGAGGGCCTggacgccgcgcgcaggggccggggaccgcgccgggggggggggggagggaacCGCGTCGGGGGGCCGGGCCACCGCGGGGgagcgagcagggggcgggcgggctcCACCGGGGGGGGGAAGTGGAGGGGCAGGGGCGAGCGCCGCCACGcaggggccggggcggggccgcgccgccgcggggagggaggggcgggggcgagCGTCGCCGGGGcaggccgccgcgcgcagggCGAGCAGGGGCGAGCGCCGCCACGGGCAGGGGCACGCGCgcaggggagagagggagggcgcgcgcagggaagagaaggggagggagagggagagagaggagaagggaaggggaggggaaaaactcacctccggggatccaactccggcgatcaccgtctccaaaacctagggcaccacgggaggagagagggagagatgagagagagagagagagagagaggttgctgcgcgggaagaatcaaatgagccaaacggatctgggggaggggggcgcgcagggggagggcaggggcgccaggggcgtgcAGGCTGGGCCGGGCCAGGCTGGGTTGGGCTAGGCTGGGTCACATCatggatcgaaacccacgacacgcacgaccattaaATGAAATCCAATTGTGAACCGAAATCCAAaacagaacgagacgaacacgcgacatcagacaaagaaatgcgcttcggcatgatgcaacacctatgacatttaggttttggtttatac of Zea mays cultivar B73 chromosome 8, Zm-B73-REFERENCE-NAM-5.0, whole genome shotgun sequence contains these proteins:
- the LOC109941610 gene encoding basic salivary proline-rich protein 1-like, with amino-acid sequence MVSSKISIIGAITSPIVVIVALTLLITLLAPTVDAQPYSTMPPSMIGDLLPRTRVPPSGPSHPPPMAAMPPSWRMPSAGPMKPPSMAAMSPDVVGDLLPRGRVPPSGPSHPPPLVAMSPDVVGDLLPRGPSHPPPRVAMSPDVVGDLLPRGPSHPPPRVAMSPDVVGDLLPRGPSHPPPRVAMSPDVVGDLLPRGPSHPPPRVAMSPDVVGDLLPRGPSHPPPRVAMSLDVVGDLLPRGRVPPSGPSHPPPLVVMSPSIVGDLLPRGPSHPPPLEEMIEYSNDVLGANDKLVGNVRMNT